A section of the Castanea sativa cultivar Marrone di Chiusa Pesio chromosome 12, ASM4071231v1 genome encodes:
- the LOC142618305 gene encoding UMP-CMP kinase isoform X1: protein MWRRVSSLTQFVSPTKSSSILNQPAYTLKIWESFTTQLPNLEKGGISFKDRISFITFVLGGPGSGKGTQCEKIVETFGFKHLSAGDLLRREIASKSEYGSMILNTIKDGRIVPSEVTIKLIQKEMESSDNKKFLIDGFPRCEENRVAFEQIIGAEPNIVLFFDCPVEEMVKRLLNRNQGRVDDNMDTIKKRLEVFEELNLPVVNYYAEKGKLHKISALGTEDEIFEQVWPVFAACKVIQ, encoded by the exons ATGTGGAGGCGCGTGAGTTCACTTACCCAATTCGTTTCTCCCACAAAATCATCATCCATTCTCAACCAG CCAGCATATACATTGAAGATTTGGGAATCATTCACCACACAGTTACCCAACTTG GAAAAAGGTGGAATATCCTTCAAAGATAGAATCTCTTTCATAACTTTTGTCTTAG GTGGCCCTGGAAGTGGAAAAGGTACACAAtgtgaaaaaattgttgaaacttTTGGATTTAAGCATCTGAGTGCCGGAGATCTGTTAAGGCGGGAAATAGCTTCTAAGAGTGAATATGG gTCAATGATTCTTAATACAATTAAAGATGGAAGAATCGTTCCTTCAGAAGTGACGATCAAACTGATACAAAAGGAGATGGAGTCAAGtgacaataaaaaatttcttattgatGGTTTCCCACGATGTGAGGAAAATCGCGTAGCATTTGAGCAAATC ATTGGTGCAGAACCAAATATTGTACTTTTCTTTGACTGCCCTGTAGAAGAGATGGTGAAAAGACTGCTAAACCGTAATCAG GGCCGAGTTGATGATAATATGGATACAATCAAGAAACGTCTTGAAGTGTTTGAAGAATTAAATCTTCCTGTTGTCAATTACTATGCGGAGAAAGGAAAACTTCATAag ATCTCTGCATTAGGAACAGAAGATGAAATATTTGAACAAGTTTGGCCAGTTTTTGCCGCATGCAAG GTGATTCAGTGA
- the LOC142618305 gene encoding UMP-CMP kinase isoform X2 yields the protein MWRRVSSLTQFVSPTKSSSILNQPAYTLKIWESFTTQLPNLEKGGISFKDRISFITFVLGGPGSGKGTQCEKIVETFGFKHLSAGDLLRREIASKSEYGSMILNTIKDGRIVPSEVTIKLIQKEMESSDNKKFLIDGFPRCEENRVAFEQIIGAEPNIVLFFDCPVEEMVKRLLNRNQGRVDDNMDTIKKRLEVFEELNLPVVNYYAEKGKLHKISALGTEDEIFEQVWPVFAACKQVIQ from the exons ATGTGGAGGCGCGTGAGTTCACTTACCCAATTCGTTTCTCCCACAAAATCATCATCCATTCTCAACCAG CCAGCATATACATTGAAGATTTGGGAATCATTCACCACACAGTTACCCAACTTG GAAAAAGGTGGAATATCCTTCAAAGATAGAATCTCTTTCATAACTTTTGTCTTAG GTGGCCCTGGAAGTGGAAAAGGTACACAAtgtgaaaaaattgttgaaacttTTGGATTTAAGCATCTGAGTGCCGGAGATCTGTTAAGGCGGGAAATAGCTTCTAAGAGTGAATATGG gTCAATGATTCTTAATACAATTAAAGATGGAAGAATCGTTCCTTCAGAAGTGACGATCAAACTGATACAAAAGGAGATGGAGTCAAGtgacaataaaaaatttcttattgatGGTTTCCCACGATGTGAGGAAAATCGCGTAGCATTTGAGCAAATC ATTGGTGCAGAACCAAATATTGTACTTTTCTTTGACTGCCCTGTAGAAGAGATGGTGAAAAGACTGCTAAACCGTAATCAG GGCCGAGTTGATGATAATATGGATACAATCAAGAAACGTCTTGAAGTGTTTGAAGAATTAAATCTTCCTGTTGTCAATTACTATGCGGAGAAAGGAAAACTTCATAag ATCTCTGCATTAGGAACAGAAGATGAAATATTTGAACAAGTTTGGCCAGTTTTTGCCGCATGCAAG CAGGTGATTCAGTGA